A window of Chitinophagales bacterium contains these coding sequences:
- a CDS encoding DoxX family protein: MKQNTTKTLYWVFTIIFAGLMIFSSVGGIEPTQQTVDIFHTYLGYPIYFIQFISIAKIIGSITILIPGLKTIKEWAYAGLFFDLAGAIYSGVAVAGKFDPMMLTMLGWVVPGVLSYYFWKKS; the protein is encoded by the coding sequence ATGAAACAAAACACAACGAAAACACTTTACTGGGTTTTTACCATCATTTTTGCCGGTTTGATGATCTTTTCATCTGTTGGTGGCATTGAACCCACCCAGCAAACAGTAGATATTTTCCATACTTATCTCGGGTATCCCATTTACTTTATACAATTCATCAGTATTGCAAAGATCATTGGCTCCATTACAATTCTGATCCCGGGGCTTAAAACGATCAAAGAATGGGCCTATGCCGGGTTGTTTTTTGACCTGGCAGGTGCTATCTATTCCGGTGTAGCCGTTGCCGGAAAATTTGATCCAATGATGTTGACGATGCTGGGATGGGTTGTTCCAGGCGTTTTATCTTATTATTTCTGGAAAAAATCATAA
- a CDS encoding type II toxin-antitoxin system HicB family antitoxin: MNNIIQYKSYSAAIHFSAEDEVFYGKVIGLNDLVSFEGSTVKELKKAFKEAIEDYLDTCKRIGKEPEKTYKGSFNIRIPSELHKQAAHYASLQNVSLNDLVRFAIDRLLAHPPTNLSQ, encoded by the coding sequence ATGAATAACATAATTCAATACAAGTCCTATAGTGCGGCTATTCACTTTTCCGCTGAGGATGAAGTTTTTTACGGTAAAGTGATAGGGCTTAATGATTTGGTAAGCTTTGAGGGGTCAACTGTAAAAGAACTGAAAAAGGCATTTAAGGAAGCTATTGAAGATTACTTAGATACATGTAAAAGAATTGGGAAAGAACCTGAAAAAACCTACAAAGGAAGTTTCAATATTCGAATTCCTTCGGAATTACACAAACAGGCGGCACATTATGCCTCACTTCAGAATGTATCACTTAACGACCTTGTCAGATTTGCCATTGATCGCTTATTAGCTCATCCGCCAACAAATTTATCGCAATAA
- a CDS encoding glycoside hydrolase family 127 protein, whose translation MKNGLLAVALTALALDTLGQQADYPIQPVPFTQVHVMDNFWKPKIRINKEVSIPYTFSQCQRTGRMDNFLRASGKMPVDTMTAFPFDDTDLYKTIEGASYSLQTEPDPKLEAYLDTLISLIGSAQEPDGYLYTFRTMNAPKPHDWVGAKRWEKDEDLSHELYNSGHLFESAAAHYLATGKRNLLDIALRNADLLVKDFGWGKVEKFPGHQVVETGLTKLYRITGKKEYLDLAKFFLDLRGKPGHYNQEYSQSHIPVVDQHTAVGHSVRAAYMYTGMADVAALTGDRQYLKAIDDIWNDVVQKKLYITGGIGATGNGEAFGADYDLPNMSAYAETCASIANVYWNSRMFLLHGDAKYVDVLERVLYNGLLSGVSMSGDRFFYPNPLASLGQHQRSAWFSCACCISNMTRFLPSMPGYVYAQNENDLYINLYVGSSSTIKLPVTGVNIIQETNYPWEGKNNITINPDKNSAFTVKIRIPGWAVDQPIPGDLYQTDNQTKKPVSIRVNGQSIPIQMEKGYAVIQRSWKKGDLISIDLPMEVKKIRALDQVVADQKRFALQRGPLVYCLEGPDNLDGSVMNIVVDKDAVIKSQFAPNLLNGVVTLQMPGWSTKRKVNSDELIRSKQTVTAIPYYSWANRGPSEMEVWIPYDAAVARPKPAPSIASKSKVSSSLNNDRMLRTLNDQYDPVDAKDQSASYLHWWPKKNTTEWVQYDFDAPYTVSESAVYWFDDAPFGGCRIPASWTLYYKKGDTWVPVKNVTPYTITKDSYDRVQFEPVTTTALRIEVRLPAEHSAGIHEWKIN comes from the coding sequence ATGAAAAATGGATTACTTGCGGTTGCCCTGACCGCTCTGGCTCTGGATACCTTAGGTCAACAGGCTGATTATCCCATTCAACCCGTTCCCTTTACTCAGGTACACGTGATGGATAATTTTTGGAAACCAAAGATCCGGATCAACAAGGAAGTGTCTATTCCCTATACATTCAGCCAGTGCCAACGCACCGGACGTATGGATAATTTTCTGCGTGCTTCCGGCAAGATGCCCGTGGATACCATGACCGCCTTCCCTTTTGATGACACCGATCTGTATAAAACCATCGAAGGGGCTTCCTATAGTTTACAAACTGAACCTGATCCTAAATTGGAGGCGTATCTGGACACCCTGATCAGTCTGATCGGTTCCGCCCAGGAACCCGATGGCTATCTCTATACCTTTCGGACCATGAATGCACCCAAGCCGCATGATTGGGTAGGGGCCAAACGCTGGGAGAAGGATGAGGACCTGAGTCATGAACTTTATAACAGTGGCCACCTTTTTGAATCTGCCGCCGCGCATTACCTGGCCACCGGCAAACGCAACCTGTTGGATATTGCGTTACGTAATGCCGATCTGCTCGTAAAGGATTTTGGCTGGGGAAAGGTGGAGAAATTTCCGGGCCACCAGGTGGTCGAAACCGGATTGACCAAATTGTACCGCATCACGGGAAAAAAAGAATACCTCGATCTTGCTAAATTCTTTCTTGATCTCCGGGGGAAGCCCGGTCATTACAATCAGGAATACAGCCAATCGCATATACCTGTTGTAGACCAGCATACTGCTGTTGGACACTCTGTACGCGCGGCCTATATGTACACCGGCATGGCCGATGTAGCGGCCCTTACAGGTGACAGGCAATACCTGAAAGCCATTGATGATATCTGGAATGATGTGGTGCAGAAGAAACTCTATATCACAGGCGGGATCGGCGCCACTGGAAATGGAGAAGCATTTGGTGCGGACTATGACCTGCCCAATATGAGTGCCTATGCCGAAACCTGCGCGTCTATTGCCAATGTGTATTGGAACAGCCGGATGTTCCTCCTGCATGGAGATGCCAAATATGTGGATGTGCTGGAACGCGTATTATACAATGGATTGTTATCCGGTGTATCCATGAGTGGTGACCGCTTTTTTTATCCTAATCCACTGGCCTCACTTGGACAACACCAGCGCAGTGCCTGGTTTAGTTGTGCCTGTTGCATTTCCAATATGACACGTTTCTTACCCTCCATGCCGGGTTATGTGTATGCGCAGAATGAGAATGATCTTTATATCAATCTCTACGTGGGAAGTAGTTCAACCATAAAACTCCCGGTAACCGGGGTAAACATCATACAGGAAACCAATTATCCCTGGGAAGGAAAGAATAACATCACGATCAATCCTGATAAGAACTCTGCTTTCACTGTAAAGATCCGGATACCCGGTTGGGCAGTGGATCAACCCATCCCTGGTGATCTGTATCAAACAGATAACCAGACAAAGAAACCTGTATCCATACGTGTAAATGGACAGTCCATTCCCATCCAAATGGAAAAAGGTTATGCAGTGATCCAGCGTAGCTGGAAAAAAGGTGACCTCATTTCCATTGATCTGCCCATGGAGGTAAAAAAGATCCGGGCACTGGATCAGGTAGTAGCCGATCAGAAGAGATTTGCCTTGCAACGTGGACCGCTGGTGTATTGTTTGGAAGGCCCGGACAACCTCGACGGATCAGTGATGAATATTGTAGTGGATAAAGACGCAGTGATCAAATCACAGTTTGCCCCCAATTTGCTAAACGGTGTGGTTACGCTCCAAATGCCCGGCTGGTCAACCAAACGGAAGGTGAATAGTGATGAATTGATCCGGTCAAAGCAAACGGTAACTGCTATACCTTATTATTCCTGGGCCAACCGCGGACCTTCAGAAATGGAAGTATGGATACCTTACGATGCAGCAGTGGCAAGACCCAAACCTGCTCCCAGTATTGCCAGCAAGAGTAAAGTGAGTTCCTCTCTGAACAATGATCGGATGTTGCGTACGCTGAATGACCAGTATGATCCGGTAGATGCAAAAGATCAAAGCGCTTCCTATCTGCATTGGTGGCCAAAGAAAAATACAACCGAGTGGGTGCAATATGATTTTGATGCCCCCTATACTGTTTCTGAGTCAGCCGTGTACTGGTTTGATGATGCCCCTTTTGGCGGGTGCAGGATTCCTGCCTCCTGGACATTGTATTATAAAAAAGGCGATACATGGGTGCCGGTTAAAAATGTAACCCCCTATACGATTACCAAGGATAGTTATGACCGGGTGCAGTTTGAGCCGGTTACCACCACGGCGCTTCGTATCGAAGTAAGGTTGCCTGCTGAGCATTCAGCGGGTATCCACGAATGGAAAATCAACTAA
- a CDS encoding glycoside hydrolase family 127 protein — MRKFIYLGIAALLGFLVTIELSAQTQKIYSGSKAVEEIPLRQIRLLPGSPFKKAQDNDAAYLLSIDPYRLLHRFYLNANLPTHGEVYGGWESMGLSGHTLGHYLSACALMYASTGNIEFSNRVKLIVDELEKCQQARGSGYIGAIPNEDSIFAQVARGEIQSGGFDLNGGWSPWYTVHKVMAGLVDAVIYTENNKALELVKAMSDWTATVVNPLSDSLRQKMLRCEWGGMNDVLATVYKLTGNRKYLDLSYKFFDDFVMKPLSERIDPMPGKHSNTNVPKAIGSANQYEITRNPREKTIASFFWETMVKHHTYVIGGNSSYEYCGDADKLNDRLSDNTCETCNTYNMLKLTRHLFSWAPSSEYMDYYERALYNHILASQNPENGMMCYFVPLRMGTKKVFSDSFNTFTCCVGTGMENHAKYGEAIYYQDSWDSEDLEDRIGGLYVNLFIASTLEWKEGIKIRQETNFPESGRVLFQIQTKQPRTFSLRLRKPAWAKQSPTLKVNGLTIDSYRLENGYIVINREWKDNDQVELNFRFDLYTEYMPDNKDRVAFLYGPLVLAGQLGDSLPDPVYGVPVLLTDDREVKNWIKPTGKNPLEFAVLQVAQPFRPVLRPFYQTYKQHYTVYWDFFTPADWEKKRSVYEEEKKRQQEIEANTIDYFRIGEMQPERDHQLQATERSYVSDALGVNGREARADHHFSFVMKVDPGQSNSLLMVYLGDDKNRKFDVLIDDYPLVTVDWKGGEANKFYPVAYPIPAGLITGKSSITVKVIATHGTTTARIFGVRTIKNK, encoded by the coding sequence ATGCGAAAATTTATTTATTTAGGAATAGCGGCTCTTCTCGGATTTTTGGTGACCATCGAGCTTTCGGCACAAACGCAAAAAATATATTCAGGTAGTAAAGCGGTTGAAGAAATCCCTCTCCGGCAGATTCGTCTTCTCCCCGGTTCCCCCTTCAAGAAAGCGCAGGATAATGATGCAGCTTATTTACTGAGCATCGACCCGTATAGGTTGCTCCATCGGTTTTACCTGAATGCCAATTTACCCACGCACGGCGAAGTATATGGTGGCTGGGAAAGCATGGGCTTGTCGGGTCATACCCTTGGTCACTATCTATCGGCCTGCGCATTGATGTATGCCAGTACCGGAAATATTGAATTCAGCAACAGGGTGAAACTGATCGTGGATGAACTGGAGAAATGCCAGCAGGCACGTGGCTCAGGGTATATCGGCGCTATCCCCAATGAGGATTCCATTTTTGCCCAGGTAGCAAGGGGGGAGATTCAATCCGGAGGATTTGACCTCAATGGCGGCTGGAGCCCCTGGTACACCGTACATAAAGTGATGGCTGGACTCGTGGATGCAGTTATATATACAGAGAATAATAAGGCTTTGGAACTGGTAAAGGCCATGTCTGACTGGACGGCTACGGTCGTCAATCCACTTTCTGACTCCCTACGCCAAAAAATGCTCCGCTGTGAATGGGGAGGGATGAATGATGTGCTGGCTACTGTTTACAAACTCACCGGCAACAGAAAATACCTTGATCTGTCCTATAAATTCTTTGATGATTTTGTGATGAAACCCCTGTCGGAGCGGATCGATCCCATGCCGGGCAAACATTCAAATACCAATGTACCCAAGGCCATAGGTAGCGCCAACCAATACGAGATCACCCGAAACCCGAGAGAGAAAACCATTGCCTCCTTTTTTTGGGAGACCATGGTCAAACACCATACCTATGTTATTGGTGGAAACAGCAGTTATGAGTATTGCGGAGATGCAGATAAATTAAATGACCGCCTGAGCGACAATACCTGTGAGACCTGCAACACTTATAATATGCTCAAGCTGACAAGGCACCTTTTTTCCTGGGCACCCAGCAGTGAATACATGGACTATTACGAGCGGGCATTATATAACCATATCCTGGCTTCGCAAAATCCTGAAAACGGGATGATGTGCTATTTCGTTCCATTACGGATGGGTACTAAAAAAGTGTTTAGCGACTCCTTCAACACCTTTACCTGCTGTGTAGGAACAGGAATGGAGAATCATGCAAAGTATGGGGAGGCGATCTATTACCAGGATTCATGGGATTCAGAGGATTTAGAGGATAGGATTGGTGGGTTGTATGTTAACCTCTTTATTGCATCTACCCTGGAGTGGAAGGAGGGGATTAAGATCAGACAGGAAACAAATTTCCCTGAATCGGGAAGGGTTCTTTTTCAGATCCAGACAAAACAACCCCGGACTTTTTCCTTACGGTTACGCAAACCAGCCTGGGCCAAACAAAGTCCCACATTGAAAGTAAATGGATTAACGATCGATTCTTACAGGTTGGAGAATGGCTATATCGTTATCAACCGGGAATGGAAGGACAATGACCAGGTAGAATTGAATTTCCGCTTTGATCTCTACACCGAATACATGCCCGATAATAAAGATCGGGTGGCCTTTTTATATGGCCCATTAGTTCTGGCCGGTCAATTAGGGGACAGCCTCCCGGATCCGGTGTATGGAGTGCCCGTTTTGCTGACCGATGACCGCGAGGTAAAAAACTGGATAAAGCCCACCGGAAAAAATCCGCTTGAATTTGCAGTGCTACAAGTTGCACAACCCTTTAGGCCGGTTTTACGGCCTTTTTACCAAACATATAAGCAACACTATACTGTTTACTGGGATTTTTTTACCCCCGCTGACTGGGAAAAAAAGCGATCAGTATATGAAGAGGAGAAAAAAAGACAACAGGAAATCGAAGCCAATACCATTGACTATTTTCGGATAGGAGAGATGCAACCTGAGCGGGATCACCAGCTTCAGGCAACAGAACGTTCCTATGTTAGTGATGCTCTGGGCGTAAATGGAAGGGAGGCCAGGGCCGATCATCATTTTTCTTTTGTAATGAAAGTGGATCCCGGACAATCAAATTCGCTCCTGATGGTTTACCTTGGGGATGACAAGAACCGGAAATTTGATGTGTTGATCGATGACTATCCTCTTGTTACCGTAGATTGGAAGGGGGGAGAGGCCAACAAATTCTATCCCGTAGCCTACCCGATACCGGCCGGGTTAATTACTGGTAAATCAAGCATCACGGTTAAAGTGATCGCCACACACGGAACTACCACCGCCCGCATTTTTGGGGTGAGGACCATTAAAAATAAATGA
- a CDS encoding PQQ-binding-like beta-propeller repeat protein, protein MLVLIGCTQVGNDRPDPDPSVSPNGMLYINVIGDFMKLDPSKDSVYWRAPIPQYFNSSGNPMSFDSGYFYHGNYMSLTCFRTSTGGVAWSHSWLAFSDAYTYREPAFKDSMVFFTYPTSAWDHGYLLCMNKKTGGLYWKIQIDSGGVYTSFNGVPVISGDKIICMTRNANDQIVLKAFLAKTGQLVWATAPINASILNKFWEKNGRIYTAYGNDAVCYDAATGQELWRTSIQDPAYRYSYNFLDNDKLVVVRVISNITYRVIQLSLASGNIIQSQQLILPSTYASYTQLIAPLGVSYQNNKLYVAHYYSIDSLDIYAHDVNTLSQLWTKRFANHLLTGQAPIVSDKYLIFPINDKYNTPSQDTSKMIFLDLSGNLLKKIPYNTIYTDKLVYEENGIFYDQPKRF, encoded by the coding sequence ATGCTTGTACTTATTGGATGTACACAGGTGGGTAATGACAGACCTGACCCGGATCCTTCGGTGAGCCCGAATGGTATGCTTTATATCAATGTGATAGGTGATTTCATGAAGCTTGACCCTTCCAAAGATTCGGTGTACTGGCGTGCCCCAATTCCCCAGTATTTCAATTCATCGGGAAACCCCATGTCTTTTGATTCAGGTTATTTCTACCATGGTAATTATATGAGCTTAACCTGTTTTCGGACAAGCACGGGTGGTGTTGCGTGGTCGCATAGTTGGCTTGCCTTTTCAGATGCCTATACTTATCGGGAGCCTGCTTTTAAGGATAGCATGGTATTTTTTACCTACCCCACCAGCGCCTGGGACCATGGTTACCTGCTTTGCATGAATAAGAAAACAGGCGGGCTTTACTGGAAAATTCAGATCGATTCGGGCGGTGTTTACACGAGTTTTAATGGTGTGCCGGTGATATCCGGTGATAAGATTATTTGCATGACCCGCAATGCCAACGATCAAATCGTGTTGAAAGCCTTTTTGGCAAAAACAGGGCAATTGGTCTGGGCCACTGCACCGATCAATGCCTCTATCCTAAATAAGTTTTGGGAAAAGAATGGGCGTATCTACACGGCCTATGGTAATGACGCCGTTTGTTATGATGCTGCGACTGGCCAGGAATTATGGAGGACCAGTATTCAGGATCCGGCTTATCGCTATTCGTATAATTTCCTCGACAATGACAAGCTGGTGGTGGTGAGGGTAATCTCCAATATAACGTACAGGGTTATTCAATTATCCCTGGCCAGTGGAAATATCATTCAATCACAGCAGCTCATTCTGCCGTCCACCTATGCTTCATATACACAATTGATTGCCCCCTTGGGTGTTTCGTACCAGAACAATAAGCTGTATGTTGCCCATTATTACTCCATCGATAGCCTGGACATTTATGCCCATGATGTAAATACTTTGTCGCAACTATGGACCAAGCGATTTGCCAACCATTTACTAACCGGGCAGGCGCCCATTGTGAGTGATAAATACCTTATTTTTCCCATCAACGATAAATACAACACCCCTTCACAGGATACCAGCAAAATGATCTTTCTCGATCTGAGTGGCAATTTGCTTAAAAAAATTCCTTACAACACCATTTATACTGACAAATTGGTATATGAGGAAAATGGTATATTCTATGACCAGCCAAAGCGGTTTTGA
- a CDS encoding glycosyltransferase, giving the protein MNQELKYPASMREQLPEILMITSFPPRECGIATYTQDLVRSLHDKFNHSFMITLCPVESGQDRHTYSDEIEFVLNTDDPNSFANLARMINSRPRLVAVMIQHEFVLFKSGEPAFIEFLGSLQKPIIVAFHTVLPHPGDELKAKVQAIALHATKLVVMTQHSRRILTEEYNLPVEKVQVIPHGTHLVAHAEKEILKARYELDGRKVLTTFGLLSSGKNIESTLEALPSIIRQEPGILFLIIGKTHPSVVRQEGESYRTFLKEKVQELGLEDHVRFINRFLPLGELLEYLVLTDIYIFTSKDPNQTVSGTFSYAISCGCAVVSTPIPHALEVLDREAGVIVDFESPDQIGRAVLGLLADEDLRSRISRNGLHIMAATAWQNSAIAHAKLFASLDEKNIHLSYSMPPINLGHVKRMTTQRGMIQFADIDQPDIDSGYTLDDNARALIALCHHYRMSGDPDDLKYIRIYFGFLQHCQNPAGGFFNYIDQKGNPTEQNDTVNLDDSLGRTIWALGFMVSISPQLSSALVLEAKLLFSHGLRSAEGVHSTRSLAFILKGLYYMSLYDKNPALIQLMETLANRLVQMYRHENTGNWRWFESYLTYANSILPEALLCAWLTTKNPVYLEIARSSFDFLLEKIFPPTGFKVILNKNWLQRMKVVQQEEEGGEQPIDVAYTIMALDKFNSVFPGMGYKEKMKTAFDWFQGNNHLSQVIYNPATGGCYDGLEPHYINLNQGAESTVSYLMARLTMVSPFTLSSQTGIKNTELAWSVF; this is encoded by the coding sequence ATGAATCAAGAGCTGAAATACCCTGCCTCGATGCGGGAACAATTACCCGAGATACTGATGATCACCTCCTTCCCACCCAGGGAATGTGGCATAGCTACCTATACACAAGATCTCGTAAGATCTCTCCACGATAAGTTCAATCATTCCTTTATGATCACGCTTTGTCCTGTTGAGTCAGGACAGGACAGACACACCTATTCGGATGAGATTGAGTTTGTATTGAATACGGATGATCCCAACTCCTTTGCCAACCTGGCGCGTATGATCAATAGCCGCCCACGACTCGTGGCTGTTATGATACAACATGAGTTTGTGTTATTCAAGTCTGGTGAACCAGCCTTTATTGAATTTTTAGGCTCCCTGCAAAAACCGATCATCGTCGCCTTTCATACGGTATTGCCGCATCCCGGTGATGAACTCAAAGCAAAGGTTCAGGCCATTGCCCTTCATGCCACCAAATTGGTGGTCATGACCCAGCACTCACGCCGCATATTGACAGAGGAATATAACCTGCCCGTCGAAAAAGTCCAGGTCATTCCCCATGGCACCCACCTGGTGGCGCATGCGGAAAAAGAGATCCTGAAAGCACGATATGAACTGGACGGAAGAAAAGTGCTGACCACCTTTGGATTGCTGAGCTCGGGAAAGAATATTGAATCCACCCTGGAAGCCCTGCCATCCATTATCCGGCAGGAACCGGGTATTTTGTTTCTGATCATTGGTAAAACACACCCGTCCGTGGTCAGACAGGAGGGAGAAAGTTACCGTACGTTCTTAAAGGAAAAGGTGCAAGAACTGGGGTTGGAAGACCATGTTCGCTTTATTAACCGGTTCCTTCCTCTTGGCGAATTATTGGAGTACCTGGTGCTTACAGACATATACATTTTTACCTCAAAAGATCCTAACCAAACCGTTAGCGGTACGTTTTCCTATGCCATAAGTTGCGGATGCGCGGTTGTGTCAACTCCCATACCCCATGCCCTGGAAGTACTGGACCGGGAAGCGGGGGTGATCGTTGATTTTGAAAGTCCCGATCAGATTGGCAGAGCCGTTCTTGGTCTGCTGGCGGATGAAGACCTGAGGTCACGAATCAGCCGGAATGGACTGCATATCATGGCGGCCACCGCCTGGCAGAATTCAGCAATTGCGCACGCCAAACTTTTCGCTTCGCTGGATGAGAAAAATATTCATCTTTCGTATAGCATGCCTCCTATAAATCTCGGCCATGTAAAACGTATGACCACCCAGCGTGGCATGATACAGTTTGCCGATATTGACCAACCGGATATTGACTCAGGTTATACCCTTGACGACAATGCAAGGGCCCTGATCGCCCTTTGTCATCACTACCGGATGAGCGGTGATCCGGACGACCTGAAATACATCCGGATCTACTTTGGGTTTCTTCAGCATTGCCAGAACCCGGCAGGTGGTTTCTTTAATTATATTGACCAAAAAGGAAACCCAACCGAACAGAACGATACCGTAAACCTGGATGACTCCCTGGGACGTACCATTTGGGCGCTTGGATTTATGGTGTCCATTTCGCCCCAACTTTCATCGGCCCTTGTTTTAGAGGCAAAGCTTCTGTTCTCCCATGGACTTCGTTCGGCGGAAGGGGTTCACTCTACCCGGTCACTGGCATTTATTTTAAAAGGGCTTTATTACATGAGTCTGTACGATAAGAACCCGGCCCTGATCCAACTCATGGAAACACTTGCCAACAGACTGGTACAGATGTACCGGCATGAGAATACCGGAAACTGGCGTTGGTTTGAAAGTTATCTCACCTACGCCAATAGCATCCTGCCCGAAGCTTTGCTATGCGCCTGGCTGACAACAAAGAACCCCGTTTACCTGGAGATCGCCCGGTCCTCTTTTGACTTTCTTTTGGAAAAAATATTCCCTCCCACCGGATTTAAGGTAATCTTGAATAAAAACTGGTTGCAACGGATGAAAGTGGTTCAACAGGAAGAAGAAGGCGGGGAGCAACCGATCGATGTGGCCTATACGATCATGGCCCTGGATAAGTTCAATTCGGTCTTTCCGGGAATGGGGTACAAAGAAAAAATGAAAACAGCCTTTGATTGGTTTCAGGGAAATAACCATCTTAGCCAGGTGATCTATAACCCTGCCACCGGAGGCTGCTACGACGGATTGGAGCCGCATTATATTAACCTCAATCAGGGTGCCGAGTCGACCGTCAGTTACCTTATGGCCAGGCTGACCATGGTTAGCCCATTTACCCTGTCGAGCCAAACCGGTATAAAGAACACTGAACTGGCATGGAGTGTGTTTTGA